From Streptomyces sp. 6-11-2, one genomic window encodes:
- a CDS encoding ABC transporter ATP-binding protein, which translates to MTTTPASTASSTTSATRTAARVVDAVKVHGAGDTAVRALDGVSVGFPAGRFTAIMGPSGSGKSTLMHCAAGLDTLTSGSAFIGDTELGGLDDRRLTLLRRDRVGFVFQAFNLVPTLTVAENITLPLDLAGRRGDPEWIDALVEVVGLRDRLHHRPAELSGGQQQRVAVARAFAARPDVVFADEPTGNLDSRSGQEVLGLLGRAVRQTDRTVVMVTHDPVAAAHADEVLFLADGRLVDRMESPTADRVLDRMKAFEVRT; encoded by the coding sequence GTGACCACCACGCCCGCCTCCACCGCCTCTTCCACCACATCCGCCACCAGGACGGCCGCGCGGGTCGTCGACGCCGTGAAGGTCCACGGCGCCGGTGACACCGCCGTACGGGCCCTGGACGGCGTGAGCGTCGGCTTCCCGGCCGGGCGCTTCACCGCGATCATGGGGCCCTCGGGCTCCGGAAAGTCCACCCTGATGCACTGCGCGGCCGGGCTCGACACGCTCACCTCCGGCAGCGCGTTCATCGGCGACACCGAACTGGGCGGCCTCGACGACCGCCGGCTGACCCTGCTGCGCCGCGACCGCGTCGGCTTCGTCTTCCAGGCGTTCAACCTGGTGCCGACCCTGACCGTCGCGGAGAACATCACGCTGCCCCTCGATCTGGCGGGCCGGCGGGGCGATCCCGAGTGGATCGACGCGCTGGTCGAGGTCGTCGGCCTGCGTGACCGCCTGCACCACCGGCCCGCCGAACTCTCCGGCGGACAGCAGCAACGCGTCGCGGTGGCCCGCGCGTTCGCCGCCCGCCCGGACGTCGTCTTCGCCGACGAGCCCACCGGCAACCTCGATTCCCGCTCCGGCCAGGAGGTGCTCGGCCTGCTCGGCCGCGCGGTGCGGCAGACGGACCGCACGGTCGTCATGGTCACCCACGACCCGGTCGCCGCCGCCCACGCCGACGAGGTGCTCTTCCTCGCCGACGGACGCCTGGTCGACCGTATGGAGTCCCCGACCGCCGACCGGGTCCTGGACCGGATGAAGGCCTTCGAGGTGCGGACGTGA
- a CDS encoding ketose-bisphosphate aldolase, producing MPLAATGELVAHAAAARSAVAAFNIITLEHVEAVVAGAEAAGVPVVLQVSENAVMFRYGRLLPLARAAAAAAERATVPVALHLDHVHSDDLLRQAADAGFSSVMYDASRLPYAQNLAATSAAAAWAHAQGLWIEAELGEVGGKNGAPPLDAHAPGARTDPAEAHAFVTGSGVDALAVAVGSTHAMTERAAALDHDLIERLAGALDVPLVLHGSSGVPDGELSAAVTGGIAKVNVGTALNLAMTAAIRDFLAAHPEAVDSRKYLSVGREAMVGEVERLIGVIGSRRTAPTS from the coding sequence GTGCCGCTTGCAGCCACCGGCGAGCTGGTCGCCCACGCGGCCGCCGCGCGCTCCGCAGTCGCCGCCTTCAACATCATCACGCTGGAACACGTCGAGGCCGTCGTCGCCGGGGCCGAGGCGGCCGGCGTGCCCGTGGTCCTCCAGGTCAGCGAGAACGCCGTCATGTTCCGCTACGGACGGCTGCTGCCACTCGCCCGCGCCGCCGCCGCGGCGGCCGAACGCGCCACCGTACCCGTCGCGTTGCACCTCGACCACGTGCACAGCGACGACCTGCTGCGCCAGGCGGCCGACGCGGGCTTCAGCTCCGTCATGTACGACGCCTCCCGGCTGCCGTACGCGCAGAACCTCGCCGCGACCAGCGCCGCCGCGGCCTGGGCACACGCCCAAGGGCTGTGGATCGAGGCCGAGTTGGGTGAGGTCGGCGGCAAGAACGGCGCGCCGCCGCTGGACGCCCACGCCCCCGGCGCGCGCACCGACCCCGCCGAGGCCCACGCGTTCGTCACCGGCTCCGGGGTGGACGCCCTGGCCGTGGCCGTCGGCAGCACCCACGCCATGACCGAGCGCGCCGCCGCCCTCGACCACGACCTCATCGAGCGACTCGCCGGAGCGCTGGACGTGCCGCTCGTCCTGCACGGCTCCTCCGGCGTCCCCGACGGCGAACTGAGCGCCGCCGTCACCGGGGGCATCGCCAAGGTCAACGTCGGCACCGCCCTCAACCTCGCGATGACCGCCGCGATCCGCGACTTCCTCGCCGCCCACCCGGAGGCGGTCGACTCCCGCAAGTACCTCAGCGTGGGCCGCGAGGCGATGGTGGGGGAGGTGGAGCGGCTCATCGGCGTGATCGGCTCGCGCCGTACGGCACCTACCTCTTGA
- a CDS encoding alpha-ketoglutarate-dependent dioxygenase AlkB: MDAELFPRDRRQIAPGAVHLPDWLDPARQRALLAACREWARPPAGLRTVRTPGGGTMTARQVCLGRHWYPYGYADTAVDGDGAPVKPFPAWLDELARGAVTDALGPRAAGPAPYDIALINFYDAEAHMGMHRDSDEKSGAPVVSLSLGDTCVFRFGNTGTRTRPWTDVELRSGDLFVFGGPSRLAYHGVPRVHPGTAPAELGLTGRLNLTLRVSGL, translated from the coding sequence ATGGACGCCGAGCTGTTCCCGCGCGACCGCAGGCAGATCGCGCCGGGCGCCGTGCACCTGCCGGACTGGCTGGATCCGGCCCGGCAGCGCGCGCTGCTCGCCGCCTGCCGGGAGTGGGCCCGCCCGCCGGCCGGCCTGCGCACGGTGCGCACTCCCGGCGGCGGCACGATGACCGCCCGGCAGGTCTGCCTGGGCCGGCACTGGTACCCGTACGGCTACGCCGACACCGCCGTCGACGGCGACGGCGCCCCGGTCAAGCCGTTCCCCGCGTGGCTGGACGAGCTGGCCCGCGGCGCGGTGACCGACGCGCTGGGCCCCCGCGCGGCCGGCCCGGCGCCGTACGACATCGCCCTGATCAACTTCTACGACGCCGAGGCGCACATGGGCATGCACCGCGACAGCGACGAGAAGTCCGGAGCGCCGGTGGTGTCGCTGAGCCTCGGCGACACGTGCGTGTTCCGCTTCGGCAACACCGGGACCCGCACTCGGCCCTGGACCGACGTCGAACTGCGCAGCGGAGACCTGTTCGTGTTCGGCGGGCCGTCCCGCCTCGCCTACCACGGGGTGCCGCGCGTCCATCCGGGCACGGCACCAGCCGAGTTGGGGCTGACCGGCCGGCTGAACCTCACCCTCAGGGTGAGCGGCCTCTAG
- a CDS encoding methyltransferase, whose protein sequence is MTTPWGELELARFPQDPRDRLRAWDTADEYLLGHLDEQGTNLSGTVVVVGDRWGALVTALAGHRPAQITDSFLTQEATRANLARRGAEPGAVRLLTTQDPPPGRIDVLLVRVPKSLALLEDQLLRLAPAVHEGTVVVGTGMVKEIHTSTLTLFERILGPTRTSLARRKARLILCTPDPSPERPANPWPHTYTLPDGIGAASGRTVVNHAGVFCADRLDIGTRFFLRHLPDGDGRRVVDLGCGNGVVGTALALANPGAEVLFTDESFQAVASAEGTYQASGVPGQAEFRVGDALAGVPAGSVDLVLNNPPFHSHQATTDATAWRMFTGARRALRPGGELWVIGNRHLGYHVKLRRLFGNSRLVASDPKFVVLRAVKR, encoded by the coding sequence ATGACCACACCGTGGGGCGAGCTGGAGCTCGCCCGGTTCCCGCAGGACCCCCGTGACCGGCTGCGGGCCTGGGACACCGCCGACGAGTACCTGCTGGGGCACCTCGACGAGCAGGGGACCAACCTGTCCGGGACCGTCGTGGTCGTCGGCGACCGCTGGGGCGCCCTGGTCACGGCGCTGGCCGGGCACCGGCCGGCGCAGATCACCGACTCCTTCCTCACGCAGGAGGCGACTCGCGCGAACCTCGCCCGGCGCGGCGCGGAGCCCGGCGCGGTGCGCCTGCTGACCACGCAGGATCCCCCGCCCGGCCGGATCGACGTACTGCTGGTGCGGGTGCCCAAGAGCCTGGCGCTGCTGGAGGACCAGTTGCTGCGCCTGGCGCCCGCGGTGCACGAGGGCACGGTCGTCGTCGGCACCGGGATGGTGAAGGAGATCCACACCTCCACGCTGACGCTGTTCGAGCGGATCCTCGGACCCACCCGGACCTCGCTCGCGCGGCGCAAGGCCCGCCTGATCCTCTGTACGCCGGACCCCTCCCCGGAGCGGCCCGCGAACCCGTGGCCGCACACCTACACGCTGCCCGACGGCATCGGTGCCGCCTCCGGGCGGACCGTCGTCAACCACGCGGGCGTCTTCTGCGCCGACCGGCTCGACATCGGCACCCGGTTCTTCCTGCGGCACCTGCCGGACGGCGACGGCCGCCGGGTGGTGGACCTGGGCTGCGGCAACGGCGTCGTCGGTACGGCGCTGGCGCTGGCGAACCCCGGCGCCGAGGTGCTGTTCACGGACGAGTCGTTCCAGGCCGTGGCCTCCGCGGAGGGGACGTACCAGGCGAGCGGCGTGCCGGGGCAGGCCGAGTTCCGGGTCGGCGACGCGCTGGCCGGGGTGCCGGCCGGCAGCGTGGACCTGGTGCTGAACAACCCGCCCTTCCACTCGCACCAGGCGACCACGGACGCGACGGCCTGGCGGATGTTCACCGGGGCGCGGCGCGCGCTGCGCCCCGGCGGCGAGCTGTGGGTGATCGGCAACCGCCACCTCGGCTACCACGTCAAGCTGCGCCGGCTGTTCGGCAACAGCCGGCTCGTCGCGAGCGACCCGAAGTTCGTGGTACTGCGGGCCGTCAAGAGGTAG
- a CDS encoding DeoR/GlpR family DNA-binding transcription regulator, with amino-acid sequence MSRDARWKALLELLVERGRLDVEEAAAGLGVSAATIRRDFDQLAEQQMLVRTRGGAVVHGVSYELPLRYKTARHASEKQRIAKAVADLLAPGEAVGLTGGTTTTEVARALAVRADLASGSPALTVVTNALNIANELAVRPQFKIVLTGGVARPQSYELIGPLADGVLSQVTLDVAVLGVVGFDVAHGAAAHDEAEAAVNRLLCERAERVVVAADSSKLGRRAFARICSAESVDTLVTDAAAGPETIRAFEEAGLRVLAV; translated from the coding sequence ATGTCACGCGACGCCCGCTGGAAGGCGCTGCTGGAGCTGCTCGTCGAGCGCGGCCGGCTGGACGTCGAGGAGGCGGCGGCCGGACTGGGGGTGTCGGCCGCGACGATCCGGCGGGACTTCGACCAGCTCGCCGAGCAGCAGATGCTGGTCCGCACCCGGGGCGGCGCCGTGGTGCACGGCGTCTCCTACGAGCTGCCGCTGCGCTACAAGACCGCCCGCCACGCCTCCGAGAAGCAGCGCATCGCCAAGGCCGTCGCGGATCTCCTGGCGCCCGGCGAGGCGGTGGGCCTGACGGGCGGCACCACCACCACGGAGGTGGCCCGTGCCCTGGCGGTGCGCGCCGACCTCGCGTCCGGCTCCCCCGCGCTGACCGTGGTGACCAACGCGCTCAACATCGCCAACGAACTCGCCGTCAGGCCCCAGTTCAAGATCGTGCTGACCGGAGGGGTCGCACGGCCGCAGTCGTACGAGCTCATCGGGCCGCTGGCGGACGGGGTGCTGAGTCAGGTCACGCTCGACGTGGCGGTGCTCGGAGTGGTCGGCTTCGACGTCGCACACGGCGCGGCGGCACACGACGAGGCCGAGGCCGCCGTCAACCGCCTGCTGTGCGAGCGCGCCGAGCGCGTCGTCGTGGCCGCCGACTCCAGCAAGCTGGGCCGGCGGGCCTTCGCCCGCATCTGCTCGGCCGAGTCGGTGGACACCCTGGTCACGGACGCGGCGGCGGGGCCGGAGACAATCCGCGCGTTCGAGGAGGCGGGCCTGCGGGTGCTGGCCGTCTGA
- a CDS encoding SIS domain-containing protein, with translation MSHVEDELTSQPECWARVAADVAVHGRALPAQGERVAIVGCGTSYFMAQAAAALREGSGQGETDAFAASEFPRDRSYDRVLALTRSGTTTEVLDVLGEVKGRTRTTAITADPETPVMDAADEVVVLDFADERSVVQTRFATTALTLLRAHLGLHTDEVVVDARTALSAPLPERLVDCTQFTFLGRGWTVGLASEAGLKMREASLSWTEAYPAMEYRHGPISVTTGGTATWMLGRAPEGLAEQVRATGALWIEGELDPLAELIRAQRLAVAVAAARGLDPDQPRHLTRSVILAP, from the coding sequence ATGAGCCATGTCGAGGACGAGCTGACCAGTCAGCCCGAGTGCTGGGCCCGCGTCGCGGCCGACGTCGCCGTCCATGGCCGGGCGCTGCCGGCCCAGGGCGAGCGGGTCGCGATCGTCGGCTGCGGCACGTCGTACTTCATGGCCCAGGCCGCCGCCGCGCTGCGCGAGGGCTCGGGACAGGGGGAGACGGACGCCTTCGCCGCCTCGGAGTTCCCCCGCGACCGCTCCTACGACCGGGTCCTCGCCCTCACCCGCTCCGGCACCACCACCGAAGTGCTCGACGTGCTGGGGGAGGTGAAGGGCCGCACCCGCACCACGGCGATCACCGCGGACCCCGAAACCCCCGTGATGGACGCGGCCGACGAGGTCGTGGTCCTCGACTTCGCGGACGAACGCTCCGTGGTGCAGACCCGGTTCGCGACCACCGCCCTCACCCTGCTGCGCGCCCACCTCGGACTGCACACCGACGAGGTCGTCGTCGACGCCCGCACCGCCCTGTCCGCTCCGCTGCCCGAACGGCTCGTCGACTGCACGCAGTTCACCTTCCTGGGCCGGGGCTGGACCGTCGGACTGGCCAGCGAGGCCGGACTGAAGATGCGCGAGGCCTCGCTGTCCTGGACCGAGGCCTACCCGGCGATGGAGTACCGGCACGGTCCGATCAGCGTCACCACCGGCGGAACGGCCACCTGGATGCTCGGCCGGGCACCGGAAGGGCTCGCCGAACAGGTCCGTGCCACAGGCGCGTTGTGGATCGAGGGCGAACTCGACCCGCTCGCCGAGCTGATCCGCGCCCAGCGGCTCGCCGTCGCCGTCGCCGCGGCCCGCGGACTGGACCCGGACCAGCCCCGCCACCTCACCCGCTCGGTGATCCTGGCCCCCTGA
- a CDS encoding luciferase family protein: MTLAARALAQLATWPDLTEAVPSCGSGQALSSAGGEIAHFHSGRDVDLHLTARAIRRLEGDLRRFAAVRVVPGSSWVTIRLDASADVDLLMSLMSVALKARQGRPDDGRTTPCGCNDVRGVGFVRI; encoded by the coding sequence ATGACGCTCGCCGCGCGCGCTCTCGCCCAGCTGGCAACCTGGCCCGATCTCACGGAGGCGGTGCCGAGCTGCGGCAGCGGGCAGGCGCTCAGCTCGGCGGGCGGGGAGATCGCCCACTTCCACTCCGGCCGGGACGTCGACCTCCACCTGACCGCCCGGGCGATCCGCCGCCTGGAGGGCGACCTGCGGCGGTTCGCCGCGGTCCGCGTGGTGCCTGGCTCCTCGTGGGTGACCATTCGCCTCGACGCCTCGGCCGACGTGGATCTGCTGATGAGCCTGATGAGTGTGGCGCTCAAGGCCCGCCAGGGGCGGCCGGACGACGGCCGGACCACCCCCTGCGGCTGCAACGACGTCCGCGGCGTGGGCTTCGTGCGGATCTGA
- a CDS encoding SHOCT domain-containing protein — MQTLANWDGGPGPWILFFPLFWAAVVVGAVTLLRRTARRGRGAPWRGMDTGPWRRLSVLEEQFGRTGGAR; from the coding sequence ATGCAGACCCTGGCGAACTGGGACGGCGGCCCCGGGCCGTGGATCCTCTTCTTCCCGCTGTTCTGGGCGGCCGTCGTCGTCGGCGCCGTCACCCTGCTGCGCCGTACCGCCCGGCGCGGCCGCGGCGCCCCCTGGCGCGGCATGGACACCGGGCCCTGGCGCCGGCTGTCGGTGCTGGAGGAGCAGTTCGGCCGCACCGGCGGTGCCCGGTGA
- a CDS encoding ROK family protein → MSGKADPRTAGEGSTSRTRLDRGRGALGPALELVHTGRAPTRAVLTAELGVTRATAGAVAAELEALGLIRVDARPGAAAGSQGRPSHRLAVAEDGPVALAAQVHADGFRAALVGLGGRIVATAPGRGTVDADPADVLGSVVEAGAELLRTTGRRCVGAGLAVPSAVAEPEGLALNPLHLAWPAGAPVRRIFAQCVRAAGIAGPAFAANDVNLAALAEHRHGAGRGARDLLCVATGHRGVGGALVLDGRLHTGSSGLALEVGHLTVNPEGRPCHCGSRGCLDVETDPLAFLTTAGREPGPEVSLLRQAEDLIRDQYDDPAVRGAVEALVDRLGLGLAGLVNILNPDRIILGGLHRTLLDAAPDRLRAVVADRSLWGRSGVVPILSCTLDHNSLVGAAELAWQPVLDDPLAALT, encoded by the coding sequence ATGAGCGGCAAGGCGGACCCCCGGACGGCGGGGGAAGGGAGCACCTCCAGGACCCGGCTGGACCGGGGGCGCGGCGCGCTCGGGCCCGCGTTGGAACTCGTGCACACCGGGCGCGCCCCGACCCGCGCGGTCCTCACCGCCGAGCTGGGCGTGACCCGGGCGACGGCCGGCGCGGTGGCCGCCGAACTGGAGGCGCTGGGTCTGATCCGGGTGGATGCCCGGCCCGGCGCGGCGGCCGGTTCCCAGGGGCGCCCCTCGCACCGCCTGGCGGTCGCCGAGGACGGGCCCGTCGCCCTCGCCGCGCAGGTGCACGCCGACGGATTCCGCGCCGCCCTGGTCGGCCTCGGCGGCCGGATCGTGGCGACCGCGCCCGGCCGCGGGACCGTCGACGCCGACCCGGCCGACGTGCTCGGCTCCGTCGTCGAGGCCGGCGCGGAGCTGCTCCGCACGACCGGCCGGCGCTGCGTCGGCGCCGGACTCGCCGTGCCGTCCGCGGTCGCCGAGCCGGAGGGCCTCGCCCTCAACCCGCTCCATCTGGCCTGGCCGGCCGGAGCACCGGTGCGGCGCATCTTCGCGCAGTGCGTGCGCGCGGCCGGAATCGCCGGACCGGCCTTCGCCGCCAACGACGTCAACCTCGCCGCGCTCGCCGAGCACCGGCACGGTGCCGGGCGCGGCGCCCGCGACCTGCTGTGCGTGGCGACCGGGCACCGGGGCGTGGGCGGCGCGCTGGTCCTCGACGGGCGGCTGCACACGGGCAGTTCGGGCCTGGCGCTGGAAGTCGGCCACCTCACCGTCAACCCCGAGGGCCGTCCCTGCCACTGCGGCAGCCGCGGCTGCCTGGACGTCGAGACGGACCCGCTGGCGTTCCTCACCACCGCGGGCCGCGAACCGGGCCCCGAGGTGTCCCTGCTGCGACAGGCCGAGGACCTGATCCGCGACCAGTACGACGACCCGGCCGTCCGCGGGGCCGTCGAAGCCCTCGTCGACCGCCTGGGTCTGGGCCTGGCCGGCCTGGTGAACATCCTCAACCCGGACCGGATCATCCTCGGCGGCCTGCACCGCACCCTGCTCGACGCCGCCCCCGACCGTCTGCGCGCCGTCGTCGCCGACCGCAGCCTGTGGGGCCGGAGCGGCGTCGTCCCGATCCTCTCCTGCACCCTCGACCACAACAGCCTGGTCGGCGCGGCCGAACTGGCCTGGCAGCCGGTCCTGGACGACCCGCTGGCCGCCCTGACCTGA